A genomic region of Metopolophium dirhodum isolate CAU chromosome 1, ASM1992520v1, whole genome shotgun sequence contains the following coding sequences:
- the LOC132935597 gene encoding peroxidasin homolog pxn-1-like, translated as MFLHISNKNLYTEGRMINASLSLKEHYNRPTAGLLLNYMDQLVRGLSTQNTQKIDMLFTKTLTNYLYSVYPNHAFGMDIVIIREQFIRTRMADRYFYDLPNIFNEYQLTGIRKVTLARIFCDNSINVRMMQKKVFLIPAMADLQLCNSQLIPKVNINHWSEMVDTFQK; from the exons ATGTTCCTACACATCTCAAATAAAAA tttatatacggAAGGCCGAATGATCAACGCAAGTCTTTCACTAAAGGAACATTACAACCGACCAACTGCAGGtttactattaaattacatgGATCAGCTTGTCAGAGGGCTATCTACGcagaatacacaaaaaattGATATGCTATTTACTAAAACG cttACAAATTACTTATACAGTGTTTATCCAAACCACGCGTTTGGAATGGACATCGTTATTATTAGAGAACAGTTTATAAGAACTAGAATGGCAGATAGATATTTTTACGATTTACCAAATATATTCAATGAAT atcaaCTGACAGGAATCAGAAAAGTGACGCTTGCCAGAATCTTTTGTGATAACAGCATTAATGTCAGAATGAtgcagaaaaaagtatttttgatacCTGCAATGGCTGATTTGCAACTCTGTAATTCCCAATTAATTCCAAAAGTCAACATCAATCACTGGTCAGAGATGGTcgatacatttcaaaaataa